From a single Xyrauchen texanus isolate HMW12.3.18 chromosome 26, RBS_HiC_50CHRs, whole genome shotgun sequence genomic region:
- the LOC127620233 gene encoding protachykinin isoform X1 has translation MKFLLPVVVIFLVLCQVYGEELGPKEDPDYWTGSNQIQDEWLQSDPFREILRRMTRKPRPHQFIGLMGKRSSAANAQITRKRHKINSFVGLMGKRSQEEPESYDWGTVQIYDKRR, from the exons TTCTATTACCGGTTGTTGTAATCTTTCTTGTTTTGTGCCAAGTCTATGGAGAGGAATTGGGTCCAAAAGAAGACCCTGATTATTGGACAGGCAGCAATCAAATACAG GATGAGTGGCTGCAGTCCGATCCATTCAGAGAGATACTTAGACGCATGACGAGGAAACCTCGACCTCATCAGTTCATTGGTCTGATGGGGAAACGGTCCTCTG CAGCAAACGCACAGATCACACGAAAAA GGCATAAAATAAATTCTTTTGTGGGGCTGATGGGTAAAAGAAGCCAAGAGGAACCAG AGTCCTATGATTGGGGAACAGTACAGATCTATGACAAAAGGCGTTAA
- the LOC127620233 gene encoding protachykinin isoform X2: MKFLLPVVVIFLVLCQVYGEELGPKEDPDYWTGSNQIQDEWLQSDPFREILRRMTRKPRPHQFIGLMGKRSSANAQITRKRHKINSFVGLMGKRSQEEPESYDWGTVQIYDKRR; this comes from the exons TTCTATTACCGGTTGTTGTAATCTTTCTTGTTTTGTGCCAAGTCTATGGAGAGGAATTGGGTCCAAAAGAAGACCCTGATTATTGGACAGGCAGCAATCAAATACAG GATGAGTGGCTGCAGTCCGATCCATTCAGAGAGATACTTAGACGCATGACGAGGAAACCTCGACCTCATCAGTTCATTGGTCTGATGGGGAAACGGTCCTCTG CAAACGCACAGATCACACGAAAAA GGCATAAAATAAATTCTTTTGTGGGGCTGATGGGTAAAAGAAGCCAAGAGGAACCAG AGTCCTATGATTGGGGAACAGTACAGATCTATGACAAAAGGCGTTAA